A single region of the Elusimicrobiota bacterium genome encodes:
- a CDS encoding NAD-dependent epimerase/dehydratase family protein, with protein sequence MRIAITGSAGYVGNFLAEHFCARGHRVLGLDLQSLPCQGSYRDFRFVACDVRDQALLAKVLAEEEASHVIHLAYLMDPQHDKAFERDMDVNGSRSVFLAAHAAPSVRQFVHFSSASAYGGFPDNPLWLTEEAELRPRDWVYAQNKKTVEESYARFPKRPDFKLVNFRMCTAVGPTYFKPGGVVSTLAKSPFGLILDGRDTVLQFIHEDDVKALVELVLQDEAAEGTFNLAPDSYAPTRELNPNPRKIFLRIPKALFKAVISVLWELRLSAVSPTSVDLVAHGIVVSPRKLMDRYGYKFRYSTEEAFFDAVAKRRRNGTL encoded by the coding sequence ATGCGCATCGCGATAACCGGCTCGGCGGGCTACGTGGGGAACTTCCTGGCGGAGCACTTCTGCGCGCGGGGCCACCGCGTCCTCGGGCTCGACCTGCAGTCCCTACCCTGCCAGGGGAGCTACCGGGACTTCCGTTTCGTCGCCTGCGACGTCCGCGACCAGGCTTTGCTCGCCAAGGTCCTGGCCGAGGAGGAAGCGTCCCATGTCATCCATCTGGCCTACCTCATGGACCCCCAGCATGACAAGGCCTTCGAGCGCGACATGGACGTCAACGGCTCCCGGAGCGTGTTCCTGGCGGCCCACGCGGCTCCCAGCGTGAGGCAGTTCGTCCATTTCAGCTCGGCCAGCGCCTATGGAGGGTTCCCCGACAACCCGCTCTGGCTGACGGAGGAGGCCGAGCTGCGGCCGCGCGATTGGGTCTATGCCCAGAACAAGAAGACCGTCGAGGAGTCCTACGCGCGCTTCCCCAAGCGTCCCGACTTCAAGCTGGTCAACTTCCGCATGTGCACCGCGGTCGGCCCCACCTACTTCAAGCCCGGCGGGGTGGTCTCCACTTTGGCCAAGTCTCCTTTCGGGCTGATCCTCGACGGGCGGGACACGGTCCTCCAGTTCATCCACGAGGACGACGTCAAGGCCCTCGTCGAGCTGGTGCTCCAGGATGAGGCCGCGGAGGGGACCTTCAACCTGGCCCCGGATTCCTATGCGCCGACCCGCGAGCTCAACCCGAACCCGAGGAAGATATTCCTCAGGATCCCAAAAGCCCTCTTCAAGGCCGTCATCTCCGTGCTCTGGGAGCTGCGCCTGAGCGCCGTCTCGCCGACCTCGGTCGACCTGGTGGCGCACGGCATCGTGGTCTCTCCGCGCAAGCTCATGGACCGCTACGGCTACAAGTTCCGATATTCGACCGAAGAAGCCTTCTTCGACGCGGTCGCCAAGCGGCGCCGCAACGGGACGCTATGA
- a CDS encoding NAD-binding protein: MDELEDIKDRLASIAVLIAAVLLVGTWGYRIVEGWPFFDSLYMTVITLATVGYGEVHTLDHAGRAFTIFLIMGGIGVMTYAFSAITSVIVDGKLSAALRRRSMEKDIAKLSGHYVVCGGGHAGGVIIAELRRIQRAFVLVEREPDIIQKMRERQGAEIPHVVGDATDDETLRAAGVERAAGVFAVLATDQDNAFVALSAKGLNPGLRVVSCQKELGVRAKLMRSGADNVVNPEYIGGLRMASEMIRPATVGFLDSMMRESGTVERFDEIAVPEGSPYVGKPVGEVKGSEGNGPLLIAVLDGQSKKYDINPDSARPIRAGDSLVMVGEVGRLAELRKRFGAAG, translated from the coding sequence ATGGACGAACTGGAGGACATCAAGGACCGCCTGGCCTCCATCGCGGTGCTCATCGCCGCGGTGCTCCTTGTGGGGACCTGGGGCTACCGCATCGTCGAGGGCTGGCCCTTCTTCGACTCCCTCTACATGACGGTCATCACCTTGGCCACCGTCGGCTACGGTGAGGTCCACACCCTCGACCACGCCGGCCGCGCCTTCACCATCTTCCTCATCATGGGCGGCATCGGCGTCATGACCTACGCTTTCTCGGCCATCACCTCCGTCATCGTGGACGGAAAACTCTCGGCCGCGCTCAGGAGGAGAAGCATGGAGAAAGACATCGCCAAGCTCTCGGGACACTACGTGGTCTGCGGGGGGGGGCACGCCGGAGGCGTCATCATCGCCGAGCTGCGCCGCATCCAAAGAGCCTTCGTCCTCGTGGAGCGCGAGCCCGACATCATCCAGAAGATGCGTGAGCGCCAGGGCGCCGAGATCCCCCATGTCGTGGGCGACGCCACCGACGACGAGACCCTGCGGGCCGCGGGCGTGGAGCGCGCGGCCGGCGTGTTCGCGGTCCTGGCCACGGACCAGGACAACGCCTTCGTGGCCTTGAGCGCCAAAGGCCTCAACCCCGGCCTGCGCGTGGTCAGCTGCCAGAAGGAGTTGGGCGTGCGCGCCAAGCTCATGCGCAGCGGCGCGGACAACGTGGTCAACCCCGAGTACATCGGCGGCTTGCGCATGGCCTCGGAGATGATCCGGCCCGCCACCGTGGGCTTCCTGGACTCCATGATGCGCGAGAGCGGGACCGTGGAGCGCTTCGACGAGATCGCGGTGCCGGAAGGCTCCCCCTACGTGGGCAAGCCGGTGGGCGAGGTCAAGGGCAGCGAGGGCAACGGCCCCCTGCTCATCGCGGTGCTCGACGGGCAGAGCAAGAAGTACGACATCAACCCGGACTCCGCCCGGCCCATCCGGGCCGGCGACAGCCTGGTCATGGTGGGCGAGGTCGGGCGGCTGGCCGAGCTGCGCAAGCGTTTCGGGGCGGCCGGCTAG